A portion of the Actomonas aquatica genome contains these proteins:
- a CDS encoding FG-GAP repeat domain-containing protein produces MSSRPGTVTVSPLPILLGLATLVLWTACSKPPPRRQNTPSTTTNTLNAPVDAIGTFTGRELGTLRELPPWIGNLNVIDLDQDGLDDVVFCESQDNEVIWIRQTAPGVFAPEQVLATDMSGPVHVEAADMNGDGHTDLLISSMGVVFPNNDRIGTAFILVNDGQQQFTPHIVLANTDRIVDMRAADLNGDGLLDLVLGQFGYDQGVVSWLERKGPELIPENFERHVLLPLSGAINVVVDDFNGDRTPDIAALISQQWEEVYLFPNDGKGNFKVQRIWGSTNEDYGSSGMSSADLNGDGRPDLIYTNGDGFGPAATPGPRPWHGLQWFENVGGGNFRYHRVANFPGAYSPVAVDLDQDGALDIVASSAYSDWNDQNRNVISLMWFRNDGKQHFKPHILTRAPKDLITTSVGHFSADGRPGIVTGGFYIYPPFDNLSRIMLWTHAQPADSTQP; encoded by the coding sequence ATGTCCTCCCGCCCCGGCACAGTCACCGTCTCTCCCCTGCCCATCCTGCTCGGCCTCGCCACCTTGGTGCTCTGGACCGCCTGCAGCAAACCGCCGCCGCGCCGCCAGAACACGCCATCGACCACGACGAACACCCTCAACGCCCCGGTCGACGCCATTGGGACCTTCACCGGCCGCGAACTCGGCACCCTGCGCGAGCTCCCGCCCTGGATCGGCAACCTCAATGTCATCGATCTCGACCAGGATGGGCTCGACGACGTCGTCTTCTGCGAATCGCAGGACAACGAGGTGATTTGGATCCGCCAGACCGCCCCCGGCGTTTTCGCCCCCGAGCAGGTTCTCGCCACCGATATGAGCGGCCCCGTGCACGTGGAGGCGGCCGACATGAACGGCGACGGCCACACCGACCTGCTCATCTCGAGCATGGGCGTGGTTTTCCCCAACAACGACCGCATCGGCACCGCCTTCATCCTCGTCAACGACGGCCAACAGCAATTCACGCCCCACATCGTCCTCGCCAACACCGACCGCATCGTCGACATGCGCGCCGCCGACCTCAACGGCGACGGTCTGCTTGACCTCGTGCTCGGACAGTTCGGCTACGACCAAGGCGTCGTCAGCTGGCTGGAGCGCAAAGGCCCCGAGCTCATCCCCGAAAATTTCGAGCGCCACGTCCTCCTCCCCCTCTCCGGCGCCATCAACGTCGTCGTCGACGACTTCAACGGCGACCGCACCCCCGACATCGCCGCGCTCATTTCGCAGCAATGGGAGGAGGTCTACCTCTTCCCCAACGACGGTAAGGGCAACTTCAAGGTCCAGCGCATCTGGGGCTCCACCAACGAGGACTACGGCAGCAGCGGCATGAGCTCGGCCGACCTCAACGGCGACGGCCGCCCCGATCTTATCTATACCAATGGCGACGGCTTCGGCCCCGCCGCCACCCCCGGCCCCCGCCCGTGGCACGGCCTGCAATGGTTTGAAAACGTCGGCGGCGGCAACTTCCGCTACCACCGCGTGGCCAACTTTCCCGGCGCCTATTCCCCGGTCGCGGTCGACCTCGATCAGGACGGCGCGCTCGATATCGTCGCCTCCTCGGCCTACTCCGACTGGAACGACCAGAACCGCAACGTGATCTCGCTCATGTGGTTCCGCAACGACGGCAAACAACACTTTAAACCGCACATCCTCACCCGCGCGCCCAAAGACCTCATCACCACCTCCGTGGGCCACTTCAGCGCCGACGGCCGTCCCGGCATCGTCACCGGCGGTTTCTACATCTATCCGCCTTTCGATAATCTCAGCCGCATCATGCTCTGGACTCACGCCCAACCCGCCGACTCGACCCAGCCATGA
- the nuoB gene encoding NADH-quinone oxidoreductase subunit NuoB, which translates to MVTPNTDVAYDSKIEGDIVVSRLDAVVNWIRTNSMWPMPMGLACCAIELMAVGGPKFDIARFGAEVMRFSPRQSDCMIVAGTVTYKMAPHLRRIYDQMAEPKWVIAMGACASSGGMYRSYATLQGVDRIVPVDVYVSGCPPRPEALLDALVKLQDKVRKTPSFKKNFA; encoded by the coding sequence ATGGTAACGCCTAACACTGACGTCGCATATGACAGCAAAATCGAAGGAGACATCGTCGTCTCCCGCCTCGATGCTGTCGTTAACTGGATTCGCACGAACTCGATGTGGCCGATGCCGATGGGCCTCGCCTGTTGCGCCATCGAACTGATGGCCGTCGGCGGACCGAAGTTCGACATTGCTCGCTTCGGAGCGGAGGTCATGCGCTTTTCGCCCCGGCAGTCCGACTGCATGATCGTTGCGGGCACGGTGACCTACAAAATGGCGCCGCACTTGCGCCGCATCTACGACCAGATGGCTGAGCCGAAGTGGGTGATCGCCATGGGCGCCTGCGCCTCGTCGGGTGGCATGTATCGCAGCTACGCCACGCTGCAGGGAGTCGATCGCATCGTGCCGGTGGACGTGTATGTGAGCGGATGTCCGCCGCGGCCCGAGGCGCTGTTGGATGCCCTCGTCAAGCTGCAGGACAAGGTTCGCAAGACGCCCTCGTTCAAGAAAAACTTCGCCTAA
- a CDS encoding NADH-quinone oxidoreductase subunit C, giving the protein MTAPAAADVTSALQAKFPSATSRPSVDHPAFNVPMSEAKTVLQWLRDEQGFDFMNDVTGIDWAEGASPRFTTVWHLYSTTGHLYIRVAADNADDENPVAPSVVDLWPAANWHERECWDLMGIKFDGHPDLRRILMWEGYPHHPLRKEFPLAGIETELPDLEVAAETQAKAIAAPMAGGPFVASSKGEMNLTEAEPRAKDESWNEKKPKPHAD; this is encoded by the coding sequence ATGACTGCGCCCGCCGCTGCCGACGTCACTTCCGCCCTTCAGGCCAAATTTCCCTCCGCGACCTCGCGTCCTTCGGTTGACCATCCGGCCTTCAACGTGCCGATGAGTGAGGCGAAGACCGTGCTCCAGTGGCTCCGGGACGAGCAGGGCTTTGACTTCATGAACGATGTGACCGGCATCGACTGGGCGGAGGGCGCTTCGCCGCGGTTCACCACGGTGTGGCACCTGTATTCGACCACTGGGCACCTCTACATCCGCGTCGCCGCCGACAATGCGGACGACGAGAACCCGGTCGCCCCGTCTGTCGTCGATCTCTGGCCCGCCGCCAACTGGCACGAGCGCGAGTGCTGGGACCTGATGGGCATCAAATTTGACGGTCACCCGGACCTGCGCCGCATCCTCATGTGGGAGGGCTACCCGCACCACCCGCTGCGCAAGGAATTCCCCTTGGCCGGCATCGAAACCGAGCTGCCCGACTTGGAAGTCGCCGCGGAAACCCAAGCCAAGGCGATCGCCGCCCCGATGGCAGGCGGTCCCTTCGTCGCCTCCAGCAAGGGCGAGATGAACCTGACCGAAGCCGAGCCTCGCGCCAAGGACGAGAGCTGGAACGAAAAGAAGCCCAAGCCGCACGCGGACTAA
- the nuoD gene encoding NADH dehydrogenase (quinone) subunit D: protein MASEFTVPDAGAKTAAAAASPEFETEKMSLAMGPSHPSTHGVLRLQLELDGETVTHCDPVLGYLHRGDEKIAENMTYNQFVPYTDRLDYLAPLANNHAYAHTVEQLAGVEVPDRVKAIRVLTTEMARVSSHLMGLGAYGLDVGAWTVLLYTFGEREKLYTLFEELTGARFTTSYSRIGGVSRDLPEGWLEKVSDFCDGFLPMLEEILQLLTRNKIFLDRTVDVGVISKEDAIGYGLSGPNLRGSGVKCDLRKDRPYWGYEQYDFDVPVGSKGDCYDRYLCRGEEMRQSIRIIRQVIANFPAGDHFAKDAVRIFAPKKDKVLTSMEELINNFMIVTEGPQMPAGEVYFEAENPKGTLGFFVVSKGGGVPWRLKIRGPSFCNISILPKLCKDELVSDVVSILGSLDFVMGECDR, encoded by the coding sequence ATGGCCTCCGAATTTACCGTTCCCGACGCCGGCGCCAAAACCGCCGCCGCTGCTGCCAGCCCCGAGTTTGAAACCGAGAAGATGTCCCTCGCCATGGGACCGTCGCACCCGTCGACCCACGGCGTGCTGCGTCTCCAGCTCGAACTCGATGGTGAGACCGTGACCCACTGCGATCCGGTCCTCGGTTACCTGCATCGCGGCGACGAAAAGATCGCCGAGAACATGACCTACAATCAGTTCGTGCCCTACACGGACCGCTTGGACTACCTGGCCCCGCTGGCCAACAACCACGCCTACGCGCACACCGTCGAGCAACTCGCCGGCGTCGAAGTGCCGGATCGCGTGAAGGCCATCCGCGTTCTCACCACCGAAATGGCGCGCGTCTCGTCCCACCTCATGGGCTTGGGAGCTTACGGTCTCGATGTGGGCGCATGGACGGTGTTGCTCTACACCTTCGGCGAGCGCGAGAAGCTCTACACCCTCTTTGAGGAACTCACGGGGGCTCGTTTCACCACCAGCTACAGCCGGATCGGCGGAGTCTCGCGTGATTTGCCGGAGGGCTGGCTCGAGAAGGTTTCCGACTTCTGTGACGGGTTTCTCCCGATGCTGGAGGAGATTCTGCAGCTGCTCACTCGCAACAAGATCTTCCTGGATCGCACAGTCGATGTCGGCGTCATCAGCAAGGAAGACGCGATCGGCTACGGTCTGTCTGGTCCCAACCTGCGCGGCTCCGGCGTGAAGTGCGACCTGCGCAAGGACCGACCCTACTGGGGTTACGAGCAATACGACTTCGATGTCCCGGTCGGCTCCAAGGGCGATTGCTACGACCGCTACCTCTGCCGCGGCGAAGAGATGCGCCAATCGATCCGCATCATCCGCCAAGTCATTGCGAATTTCCCCGCCGGCGACCACTTCGCCAAGGACGCCGTGCGCATCTTCGCCCCGAAGAAGGACAAGGTGCTCACCTCCATGGAGGAGCTCATCAACAACTTCATGATTGTGACCGAAGGTCCGCAGATGCCGGCCGGCGAGGTCTACTTTGAGGCCGAAAACCCGAAGGGCACCCTGGGCTTCTTCGTGGTCAGCAAGGGCGGCGGGGTGCCGTGGCGCCTGAAGATCCGCGGTCCTTCCTTCTGCAACATTTCCATCCTGCCCAAGCTGTGTAAGGACGAACTCGTTTCCGACGTCGTCTCCATCCTCGGTTCGCTCGACTTCGTCATGGGCGAATGCGACCGCTAA
- the nuoE gene encoding complex I 24 kDa subunit family protein, with the protein MNLKPETLTRIDEVITHYPEKRSGTLPLLHLIQEDVGYISDEAIEWIAAKLELQPINVYEVVTFYPMFRRKPIGRRHIRVCRTLSCALMGGYKTCSKFEQEFNTHRGEVSPDGEVTIEFVECLASCGTAPVVMVDDELHENVDEAKAKEIADQIKAEAAKRG; encoded by the coding sequence ATGAATTTGAAGCCCGAAACCCTGACCCGTATCGACGAGGTCATTACGCACTACCCGGAGAAGCGCAGCGGCACCCTGCCGTTGCTGCACCTCATCCAGGAGGACGTTGGTTACATTTCCGACGAGGCCATCGAGTGGATCGCCGCGAAGCTGGAGCTCCAGCCGATCAATGTCTACGAGGTCGTGACCTTCTACCCGATGTTCCGCCGCAAGCCCATTGGCCGGCGTCACATTCGGGTGTGCCGCACCCTGTCCTGCGCGCTCATGGGCGGCTACAAGACCTGCTCCAAGTTTGAGCAGGAGTTCAACACCCACCGCGGCGAGGTTTCGCCCGATGGCGAGGTGACGATCGAGTTCGTCGAATGCCTCGCCAGCTGCGGCACCGCTCCGGTCGTCATGGTCGACGACGAGCTCCACGAGAACGTCGACGAGGCCAAGGCCAAGGAGATCGCCGACCAGATCAAAGCCGAGGCCGCCAAACGAGGATAA
- the nuoF gene encoding NADH-quinone oxidoreductase subunit NuoF, protein MSAPEQTRIIFKHIDEEGYSNDIACYQKHGGYEMLKQAVTKKPEDIREEVKKSGLRGRGGAGFSCGLKWSFVDRKSGKPIYLIVNADESEPGTFKDRYIIHQDPHQLIEGTMISCWANDVKQAYIYIRGEFPEGARILEKAIQEARDAGFVGKNILGTDYSCDIFVHRGAGAYICGEETGLIESLEGKRANPRIKPPYFPAVLGLYQCPTIVNNVETLCHVKHIMDMGADEYLKIGTPNNTGTRILCVSGHVKKPGYYEFACGDVTLGQLLYDVCGGPREGRTFKAVIPGGSSAKILRFGEKFTLKNKDGSTREIGVEDIPMDFDTLAACGTMGGSGGVIVMDDSVNIVEALANINAFYSHESCGQCTPCREGSLWMKKISSRMVHGDARPEDGELLKSVADQIAGRTICAFGEACSWPTQSYVLKFGDEFKAYPEAKKNKSADALELI, encoded by the coding sequence ATGAGCGCACCCGAGCAGACCCGCATCATTTTCAAACACATCGACGAGGAGGGCTACTCCAACGACATCGCCTGCTACCAAAAGCACGGCGGTTACGAGATGCTCAAGCAGGCCGTCACGAAGAAGCCCGAAGACATCCGCGAGGAGGTCAAAAAGTCCGGCCTGCGCGGCCGCGGCGGCGCTGGTTTCTCCTGCGGCCTCAAGTGGTCCTTCGTCGACCGCAAGAGCGGCAAGCCGATCTACCTCATCGTCAACGCCGACGAGTCCGAGCCCGGCACTTTCAAGGACCGTTACATCATTCACCAGGACCCGCATCAGCTCATCGAAGGCACGATGATCTCCTGCTGGGCCAACGACGTGAAGCAGGCCTACATTTACATCCGCGGTGAATTCCCGGAAGGCGCCCGCATCCTCGAGAAGGCCATCCAGGAAGCCCGCGACGCTGGTTTCGTGGGCAAAAACATCCTCGGGACCGACTACTCCTGCGACATCTTCGTCCATCGCGGCGCCGGTGCCTACATCTGCGGCGAAGAGACCGGCCTCATCGAGTCCCTCGAAGGCAAACGCGCCAACCCGCGCATCAAGCCGCCTTACTTCCCGGCCGTGCTCGGCCTCTACCAGTGCCCGACCATCGTGAACAACGTGGAGACGCTCTGCCACGTGAAGCACATCATGGACATGGGCGCCGACGAATACCTCAAGATCGGCACGCCCAACAACACCGGCACCCGCATCCTTTGCGTCTCCGGCCACGTCAAGAAGCCCGGTTATTACGAGTTCGCCTGCGGTGACGTGACCCTGGGGCAACTGCTCTACGACGTCTGCGGTGGTCCGCGCGAAGGCCGCACCTTCAAGGCTGTCATCCCCGGTGGTTCTTCGGCCAAGATCCTGCGCTTTGGCGAGAAGTTCACCCTCAAGAACAAGGATGGTTCGACCCGTGAGATCGGCGTTGAAGACATCCCGATGGACTTCGACACCCTCGCCGCCTGCGGCACCATGGGTGGTTCCGGTGGCGTCATCGTGATGGATGACTCCGTCAACATCGTCGAGGCCCTCGCCAACATCAACGCGTTCTACTCCCATGAGAGCTGCGGCCAGTGCACGCCCTGCCGCGAAGGCTCCCTGTGGATGAAGAAAATCTCCTCCCGCATGGTCCACGGCGACGCCCGCCCCGAGGACGGCGAACTGCTCAAGAGCGTCGCCGACCAGATCGCCGGCCGCACCATTTGCGCCTTTGGTGAAGCCTGCTCCTGGCCGACCCAAAGCTACGTCCTTAAATTCGGCGACGAGTTCAAAGCCTATCCTGAGGCCAAAAAGAACAAGTCCGCCGACGCCCTCGAACTCATCTGA